The following nucleotide sequence is from Sphingomonas telluris.
CGAGGAAGCGGGCGATCGCCTCGCCGAGCTCCGGTTTCGTCACCGAGCTCATGTGCGTCCCCGGAATCTCCTCATAGGTCGCATTCGGAAGCATGGCCGCTAGCTCGCGCGCCGAACCATTGTCCTCATCCTCGCTTCCGCAGACCACCAGCGTGGGCATTGCGAAGGACGCGATTGCCCGCTGCGGATCGGGATGGTCTCCAAGGCCCTTGAGCAAAAGTGCCGCCGCCTCGAGGTCGATCTTCATCGTCCGCATGAACTGCACCGACAACCAGTGCGGATCGCCGCGCGGCGTGTCGTGGAAATGATGGATTGCATGGAGGAAGAAGTGGGAACGGCGCTCCCAGTTCGTGAGGACGTCGACCCCGGTACCCGCCAAGATCGCGCGGCGCGGCGTCATTCCGCTGCTGACGGCGTCGATCGTCGTTCGGGCTCCAAGGGAAAAGCCGCCGAGATCGAAGTCGCTTAGTCCTAGAAGCGCGATCAGATCCCTGAGGTCTCGCACGAGAATATCCGAGGGGTAGTTGGCTGGGTCGTGCGGCTTACCGCTCTGACCGTGCGCTCGTAGGTCCGGCATGATCACGCGGAAGCCTTCGCTCGCAATTCGGTCGGCGTGCCCGAACTTGATCCAGTTCATCTCCGCGCTGGAAAACAGCCCATGCAGAAGGATCACTGTCCTTCCCTCCCCAACCTCATGATAGGCGAGCTGGACCCCGTCCGATGCGTTCCAGAAATGAAGTGTCGGTTCGGCCATGGACTCGCGAAATGTCAGCCGGGCCATTCCATTGCAACGCGGAATTGGTACAGTCTGTCTTCGATGACCAGCCGATGGAAAGCTTTGCCGAGCGCCGCGTTATGCGTGCGTGTTCGGATGTATCGGTAGTATCACCAGTTTGCGTGCCTTGACCGCATTGGCGTTGATCGCGGCTGCGTTACCCGCTTCGTCGGCCGTTGCGGCGGGGCCCATGACTCAGCCCCTGCGTTTCTTCGAAGGGCGGACGGAAATCGTCAGCATCGTGAAGGTGGTGATGAAGAAGCCATACCGGTCGCGAACGATCGGCCGCGGCCAAATTCTTCCGGACGGCTCACTATCGCTTGTCCAGCAGGTCAATGAGGACGGGCAGCCGCCTCACCAGCGCACTTGGCGGATCAAGCAAACCGGGCCCGGCAAGTTCACCGGCACCATGTCGGAGGCTGTGGGGCCGGTTACTGTCGAGGAAGCTGGAAACCAGTTCCGCTTCAAGTTCCGGATGAAGGGCAGCCTGTCGGTCGAGCAATGGGTGACGCCGCAGGCCGATGGACGCACGGCCCAGAGCAAGATCACGGTGAAGAAGTACGGGATGCGCGTGGCTAGTTCCGACGGGACGATCAGAAAGCTCTGATCAAGCCGGACAGAGCGACGCTCTCAGCTCACGGTCCTCCAGCGCCTTGCCGGCGCCCAATGCTACGCACCTCAACGGACTTTCGGCGATGCGCACCGGGAGGCCGACCTCGTCCGCCAGGAGCAGGTCGATATTCCTCAGCAGAGACCCTCCGCCAGTCATGGTGATGCCCTGGTCGATGACGTCGGCCGCGATTTCGGGCTCGGTGTGCTCGAGGGCGTCGGCGACCGCCTGCACGATCTGGTAGACGGGCTCGTGCAGCGCCTCGGCGATCTCCGCCTGGCTGAGGCTGATTTCCATAGGGCGACCTACCGCGACATCGCGGCCCGACACCATGCCCATGATGTGCATGCTCTCGGGCGTCGCGAGCGCGGAACCGATCTCCTTCTTGATCCGCTCGGCCGTACCCGGTCCGATCAGCAGATTGTATTTCCTGCGGACGTAAGCGGCGATGGCCTCATCCATCTTGTCTCCGCCGACGCGGACGGAGGTGCTGTAGGTCAGACCCCTCAGCGAGATGATGCCGACCTCGGTGGTGCCGCCGCCGATGTCGACCACCATCGATCCAATTGGGTCGGACACCGGAAGGCCCGCCCCGATCGCCGCAGCCATCGGCTCCTCCACCAGCCAGACTTCGCGACCTCCGGCGTTGAACGCCGCCGCCCGGATCGCTCGTCGTTCAACCGGCGTAGATCCTGACGGGACGCAGATCACGATCTCCGGCCCCCGCGACAGCCGCGAATGAGCGCCGCCCGCTTTTTCGATGAAATATTTGATCATCTCCTCAGCAACTACGAGGTCGGTGATCACTCCGTCGGTCAGCGGCCGATAAGTCTCGATGTTGTCGGGTGTCTTGCCCATCAACACCTTGGCGTCGCTTCCCACGGCGCGCACGCGCTGAACTCCGTTCACCAGTTCGATGGCGACGACCGACGGCTCATCGACGACAATGCCCTCACCCGGGACATAGACGAGCGTGTTCGCCGTCCCCAAGTCCATGGCCATGTCGCGGGTGCCCAACGATCCGAAGAAATGGAAATCCATGAGCGACCGTCCCGACTGGTTGGACTCGTGACTTCGCGCGGCCCAGACCGCTTGGGCATCGGCAAATACGCTGATTTTTCAGATAAGTAAGGGGCTCAGCCCATTATTCCGGCACTTTGCCCGTCGCTCCGACCCATTTGTCGACCAGTTTCTGGTAGTCCTGGGTCCGCATCTCCGGCAGGCCTTCGGTGTTGAGCCAGGCCCGGTGGATGCTTTCCGCGCCGAAGTGATGCTTCGGCTTGAACCGTGACGGATCGTCGAAGCTGGCGACGGTCAGGTCCATGTTCTCGCTGCCTTCCTTGAAGCGGAAGCCGAACGAGGTCCCGCATTCCCGGCAGTAGGAACGCATGGCGATGGGAGAGCTGTCGTACCAGTCGGGCTCGTGCGTCCACTGGACGTCCGCCTGCTTCACGCTCTTGAAGGCGATCGAGACGGAGCCGGTCGCCTTCTGGCACATACGGCAGTGACAAAGGTAGGCTTCGTCGTCGCTGATCTTCGCGGTGTATCGTACTCGGCCACAAGCGCAGCCTCCGGTCATCTCGCCAGCCAAATCATCCTCCCTTGGAGCCGCGCCATTTGCCCGGCTAAGGGATGGCATGTCCAGCGCACCGAGCCCCGAAGAGATCTGGAAGGATGCGCGCTGGCTGGCCCAAGCCGTCGATCCGCGCGCGGGGCTGGTCCGGGTCGTCGAAATGACCCCGGAGGCCTATCGCGATGCGAGCTTCCTCGACGACCGGATGCTGCAGCAGCCGCGGACAACGCACCTGTTGCCTTGGAGCGAGGTCGCGAGTTCGTCTCCAGCGGATGCGCGAGCCGACGCGCGCTGGATATTCCACATCGGCCATGTAGGGTCGACGCTGATCGCGCGCTTGCTGGGAGAGCTGGAAAGTGTGCTGTCGGTGCGCGAGCCGCGCTCTCTGCGAGACCTCGCCTTCTTCCCGCGGGCAGTGCGCGCGCCGTTCGTTCCGACGGTTCGCGCCCTCCATTCCCGCACATTCGGATCGGGCCAGACAGCGGTGGTAAAGGCCACAAGCTTCGTCAGCGAGATCGCGTCCGAGCTGATACCCGACGAGAGTCGCGCCCTATATCTCTACGCGACGCCGCATTCGTACATCGCGGGGATTCTCGCCGGCGAGAATTCGCGAGCGGAGCTAAGCGCACTCGCCGAGACTCGCCGCCAGCGGCTCGCCAGCCGCGCAATCAGCCTGCCCGATGCTCGCAGCGAAGCAGATCTCGCTGCCGCTGCATGGGCCTGCGAGATGACGGCGCTGACGGCCGCGGACGG
It contains:
- a CDS encoding rod shape-determining protein, whose translation is MDFHFFGSLGTRDMAMDLGTANTLVYVPGEGIVVDEPSVVAIELVNGVQRVRAVGSDAKVLMGKTPDNIETYRPLTDGVITDLVVAEEMIKYFIEKAGGAHSRLSRGPEIVICVPSGSTPVERRAIRAAAFNAGGREVWLVEEPMAAAIGAGLPVSDPIGSMVVDIGGGTTEVGIISLRGLTYSTSVRVGGDKMDEAIAAYVRRKYNLLIGPGTAERIKKEIGSALATPESMHIMGMVSGRDVAVGRPMEISLSQAEIAEALHEPVYQIVQAVADALEHTEPEIAADVIDQGITMTGGGSLLRNIDLLLADEVGLPVRIAESPLRCVALGAGKALEDRELRASLCPA
- a CDS encoding GFA family protein, yielding MAGEMTGGCACGRVRYTAKISDDEAYLCHCRMCQKATGSVSIAFKSVKQADVQWTHEPDWYDSSPIAMRSYCRECGTSFGFRFKEGSENMDLTVASFDDPSRFKPKHHFGAESIHRAWLNTEGLPEMRTQDYQKLVDKWVGATGKVPE
- a CDS encoding alpha/beta fold hydrolase, which gives rise to MILLHGLFSSAEMNWIKFGHADRIASEGFRVIMPDLRAHGQSGKPHDPANYPSDILVRDLRDLIALLGLSDFDLGGFSLGARTTIDAVSSGMTPRRAILAGTGVDVLTNWERRSHFFLHAIHHFHDTPRGDPHWLSVQFMRTMKIDLEAAALLLKGLGDHPDPQRAIASFAMPTLVVCGSEDEDNGSARELAAMLPNATYEEIPGTHMSSVTKPELGEAIARFLAA
- a CDS encoding DUF3833 family protein, which produces MTQPLRFFEGRTEIVSIVKVVMKKPYRSRTIGRGQILPDGSLSLVQQVNEDGQPPHQRTWRIKQTGPGKFTGTMSEAVGPVTVEEAGNQFRFKFRMKGSLSVEQWVTPQADGRTAQSKITVKKYGMRVASSDGTIRKL